AAAAGATATGTCAAACAGAACAAAAATGGTGTTAACGAATTCTAAAGGGAAGTCACATACAAATGAAATGATTTCCAAATCCATGGACGGAAATAAAAAACAAATCATTTGGTTTGTAGAACCCAAAGATGATAGAGGAGTAGCGTTTTTAAAAATAGAGCATGAGGAGAAAGATGACGAAATGCGAATGTGGCTTCCTGCATTTAACAAAATCAGGCGAATTGCTTCATCGAAAAAAGGTGATTCTTTTATGGGGTCCGATATGAGTTTTGAAGATTTAACTAGCCGAGATATACATGAAAATTCATATCGTCGTCTCCCTGACGAAATAGTAAACGATGTAGATTGCTTTGTTTTGGAAATCATTCCCAAAAAAGAGGCAAAGTCCAGTTATACCAAACATATATCATGGATTGCTAAGGAAGGAATTTTTGGTGTTAAAGAAGAATCTTTCGACAAACGAGGTGAATTGGTCAAAGAAAAAGAATTCACATTTCAAAAATTGAAAGATTATTATATCATTGATAGAGTGTTTGTAAAAAATGTCCAAAAAAATCATTCTACGGAAGTAACATTTCTTGATATTAAAGTTGATTCTGAAATTCAAGATAAGCTTTTTCAGGAAAAGAATTTGAAACGATTACCTAGAGATTAATTTTGTTAGGAATAATTCTAAACCAAAAGAATAATGATAAAAACCATTTTTAGATTACCATTGTTTTTTTTGATATTATCGGTTAATTCACTATCCGGACAAATCAGTTATTCCGGAAAAATTACACCATCCACGATGATTCGATTATCGGATCAATCGGAAATTTCACTTCCATTCAGGTTGATTGAATACCAATTGAGATATTCCAGAGGTGGTATAGACCTGATTACAAATACAGCCTTGGAGGCCCGCTGGGTCAACTCTGAATTAACGCCGGACGTGCGTGAAGCTTATTTAATGTGGTTTCCAAGTTGGGGTGAAGTCAGATTCGGGAAACAGATTCATGCTTGGGGATCGGTGGATGGAAATAATCCGACTGATAACTTGAATCCGTATGATTATTATTTCATGTTCTTGCCCGGCACAGACCGTAAGATCGGTGTACTTTCAGCCAGCGTGAAATATTATTCAGATTGGTGGAATCTTGAAGCAGTAGTAATTCCCGAACATCATTCAAACCGCATGACGTTTGGTGAAAAAGATTTTCCGATCAAACCACCATTCGAACCTGAAGAGTACGTGGAAATTGGTCAGCAGCTGGAGTTTGGTGCAAGGTGGCAGATTAACCTTGATAATGCTGATATTTCCATCAGTACCCTGGAAGCTCGGGATCGATCTTTTTCATTGTTTGGTATGACAGAATTAGATTGGGAAATAATACCGGTGTACGACCCACATTTTGGTTACCGAAAAACGCGGATGCTGGGGCTTGACGGAGTCACCTTTTTTCGTGGTATCACCTTTCGCGGCGAAACGGCGTTTTTCAAAACATGGAATGATTTAAATGCGAATTATACTCATGTAATGGATGCGGAGGCGGAATACATCCAGTATGTGGTGCAGGTCGAATTTACACTTCCATCTGACATTTCTGTCTCAACCCAGTTTATCGGGAATGAAGTATTTTGGGCGAATGGGACCACAATTAATCTAACAACTAATATTCCATTGGAATTGGATGAAGACAATTTCTCGCCTGGGATGGGAACACCCTTTGCCATGTTAGCGGACCAAGGGCTAATGTTTGCACTTTCACGATCATTCATGGATGATGATCTTGAGTTGAGTGGGAGCACCTTTTACAATCTTGAAATGAACAGTTATTTTTTGGGTGGAATAATTGAATATTCACTTGTTAAGACCTGGAAGGTTCAATTTGGTCTTACCCAATTTTTCGGAAATGAAGACGAACTTGAGGATAGTTTCAACGACCTGGAAGATTTTTCACATGTCCAAGTGTCATTGGAGTATAACTTTTAGCTTATATTATCTACTTCTGATAAATTTATTTTAGTTAATAGGCGATGCGGACGGCTACTCTTTATAACCGATGGCGTCGAATGGGTTTACCAAAGTTGTGGTAATATTTTTTAGGTGAGCGCCGATTCGCTTTAAGTAACGTGCGTAAAGTGTAATTGCGGCAGTCCTAGAATGCCTGCCAAATTCCAGTTCACCTCTCAACACACCATTTACGATATTATCTGATTTACCTGCCATTTGTTCACGATAGCCATCCTTGAGCGATACAGCAATATCTGCATCCTGTGTAGTTAATGCCTGCAATGTTTTTTGAAATCGTTTCTGTACTTCATTCTCAATCATTTTGAGATCATCCGAAACTTCTTCGGCGACAATTGAGGATGAATGATTGATGGCAAGGTCTAGAATATTTTTACAATAATCGCCGATCCGCTCAATATCCACCACCATGTTGATTAAAATTAATCCATCAGCCATATCGGTTGTGTTTTGATCTACAGCATAGTGAGTTAGCACTTTCCGCCGGACTTCTCTCTGGAATTCATTGATTTCCTGGTCGCGCTTTTTAAGCGCTTTCAGTGTATCTATGTTTTCGCCGCTACGAAGATATTGTACCGCCTGCTGGAAAATTTCATGCGAAAGTCCCAGCATTTCGAAAGACTGGTTCCATGCTTGAGAAAGCAGATCTTCTTTTTTCCATAAGTTGATGACGTCTCTGAATATTGTCATGATTTACCTCACTAAGAAAATTAACCCCAAGGGGATGATGAAAAACACTACCAAAATGTAAATGATTGGAATAATTCTGTTTTGAATAGCCAATTCCGCAAACCACTGCGAAAGCCTTAAGGGAATATCCCGAATTTTTTTAACGGGCCAAATAATTAGAATTCCGTAAATATTAAACACAAGATGCCCAAAAGCAACGGCTAAGGGCGCAAGTGTCCCTGAAACTAAGCTAGCCAAAAGCGCAGTGACGGTTGTTCCGATATTTGCTCCAAGTGTATAGGGGAAAATCTGTCTAAGATGAAGTACACCCGCACCTGCCAGCGGAATGATTAGAGAAGTGGTAATGGAACTGCTTTGTACCATAATTGTGATGAATACTCCAAAAAACATCGCCCGCGCTGCTGTCTTAAAAATATGTGTGTCAAAGAAAGCTTCCAATCGTTCCATAATCAGACTTCGAATTAATTTTGTCAGATATTTGAGGGAAAAGAATAGAATGCCAAATGCCACAATCAGCAACAGCCAGTTGTAATCCATAATATTCTGCAGTTTAAAAAAGTCCTCAATGGCACTCACTGTAGGTTTTGTGACCATTTTTACAGGACTTTTAAAAGTGAGAGTCCCAGAACCTACCACCATTTCTGCCAACCAATTTGCGCTTTTGCTGATAAAACCAAACTTAAGTTGAAGCGGAAACAGAATTATTACTGCAATTACATTGAAAAAATCATGGATAATAGAGGCGGCGAAAGCGCGGCGGAATTCATTTTTGTTTACAATATGTCCTAGAGCAACAATAGTGTTCGTAATGCTAGTTCCGATGTTTGCTCCCATAATATATGGAATCGCCGCAGCAACGGCGATTTTCGGATCTTGCCCGAAGGTACCTGCGGCAACCATGCCAACAACGAGGGATGTGGTTGTAGATGAACTTTGAACCAAGCTAGTAACAAGGATTCCGATGAATAAACCAATGAGCGGTCCTGCCTCACTCTGGATCAATTCTTTGGCAAAGCCTCCTCCAAGGCCCTTAAAGGCTGAGCCAATCATACCAATTGAAACTAAAAAGCAATAGAGAATAGCAAAGATTGTAAGTGTTTTAGCCCAGTCAATCCAGCGCGAAGTTGTTTTCAGCTCTCGAATTTTATCCATAAAAGAATGAATTTAGACTGAGAGATTAAAGAGAAATATCAGTAAAAAGTGCGTAAATAAATTTTAAAGGTATTAATTCCGAAGTGGCTTCCCCTTTTTTAACATAAATCGAATACGATTTTGGGTCAGTTTTTCCCCGGCTAAAGAAACAAATGCTTCCCGCTCTATATCCAATAGATATTGTTCATCAACTGCTTTTGTCAGTCCGCCCTTATCGCCACCGGTAAGGACATACGCTAATTTTTTAGCAATGAATTCATCATGATCGGATATTTTCCCCTGCGCTTTAAATCCTTTTAGTGCTATAGCCATGGCGGTTCGTCCACCGGTTCCCGGTAATTTCAAATCATCCCTGTATTGCGGTGGTTCATATCCTTTTGCCAGTTCGAGAGCTTTTTGTTTGGCTTTCCAAATGCGGTGATCGTTATTGAGAACAATCGTGTCTGTCTTCAATAAATAGCCGATATATTTTGCTTCATCCGCACTTGTTGCCACCTTAGCAAACCCAATGGTTTCAAATGCCTTTTGGGCGATTTGAAAAGTATTTATTCGGCTTTTTCCGCCGTTTTCCATCATATTTAAAAGCAGTCGCAGGTTTCCACCAGCACCAGGTATTAACCCTACGCCAACTTCGACGAGACCTACATACAATTCAGCTGCAGCCACTCGATGTGCGGCAGGTCCAATGAGTTCAAAACCGCCACCTAAGGCCAAGTTAAAGGGCGCTGCCACAACCGGTGCCTTGGAAAAACGAATACGTTGAGTTAAGTCTTGAAGATCTTTTACAACACCTTCTAATGTATCCCACTCTTTTGCTTCACATACTTCAAGAATACTGGCCAGATTTGCCCCCGCACAAAAATTCTGATTGGTATGTCCAATAACCATAGCCTTGAATTTACCTGCTTCTAGAAGATCCATTCCTTCATTGATAGTCATAGCAAGCGAACCGTCAATTGGATTTAGAGTTGGTTGTAGAATAGAATGGAATTCTACATTTAATACTCCCTCGCCCAGATCAATCAGGCTAGCACTCCAGTTTTGTTTTATCAAGTTTCCGCCGGATTTTCGCAGATTAAGATTGATTTCCTTTTCAGCAGTAGGTATTGGAATTGCTTTTCCTGATAAAACATCCCAGTACGTTTTAACACCATCTTTCGTTTCGTAAAAACAGGTTCTTCCGCTAGCCAACATATCCAAGATCCATTTTGGAACGTCTCTTTTTTCTGCCTGCATTTTGTCAACGGAATCCTGAACACCGATGGCATCCCAACCCTCAAAGGGACCTAGTTCCCAGCCAAAACCCCACTTTATGGCATTGTCAATATTGACAATATCATCACTGATTTCCGGGATGCGATTGGCGCTATAAATCAAACCTCTTGCCAATGTTTCCCAGAAAAACTTTCCGGCTTTATCTTCACTAAAAGCTAGTGCTTTAATTTTTCCGCCTGTAACAGTGTGGTCTTTCGCCAATCGAAAGCCATCAAATCGGACTCTTTTTTGTGGGCTATATTCACCTGTTTTAAGGTCAATTGATAAAATTCCTTCGTCAGTTTTTTTGTAAAAACCAGCTTTTGTTTTTTGACCCAATCGGCCATCGTCTACAAGGGTTTGAAGAATTTCAGGGATTTTAAAAATCTCTCTTTCATTGTCATCCACTACTTTTTCGTACGTTGTATTTGTTACATGCGCCATTGTGTCCAAGCCAACTACGTCAGCTGTTCGGAATGTGGCACTTTTGGGGCGGCCGACAATAGTACCGGTTAGTTTATCCACCTCTTCAACTGTCAAGCCTTGTTGTAAGGCAGTATGAATAGTTACACCCATGTTGAAAACACCGATTCTATTCCCAATGAAATTCGGTGTATCTTTTGCATGGACGATCCCTTTGCCCATTACATCTTCACCGAATTCTGCCATTGAATTATAGACATTTTCTGATGTGAATTCACTTCTCACTAATTCTAATAAATGCATATATCGGGGTGGATTGAAAAAATGAGTTATCATGAAACGGGATTTGACATCATTAGGAAAAACAGTGATTAATTCTAGCAGTGGAATTCCGGAAGTATTGGAGGTAACAATCGCCGTAGACTTTAATTGAGGTGTAATATTTTTGTAAACCGAATGCTTGATGTCCAGACGTTCAGAAACGGCCTCCAAAACCCAATCTACTTCATTAATTTTCTCTATATGATTATCGTAATTGCAGGGCGTAATTAATTCTACATTCTTTGGTTTAAAAAGCGGTGCCGGTTTCAGTTTAGTTAATGTTTCAATTCCTTTTTCGGACAAATTCTGGTTGATATCAAAAAGGAAAGATGGAATTCCGGCATTTGCCAAATGTCCGGCAATTTGCGACCCCATAACACCTGCACCCAGAACAGCTACTTTTTCTATATGATGACTCATAATTTCCTCAATTCTTTTTAGGATTTATATTTTTCATACTAAACAAATTGTGTTACATAATGATACATGACCCAAAAATGGCTGAAGCTCCCTGCTAAAACCATCACGTGCCAAATTTCATGATATCCGAACCCTTTGCGTGGCGACTGGTGTCGATCAAAAGTATAAAATAGGACTCCAACGGAATAGAAAATTCCACCCAGAAATAACCATATTAAAGCACCAACTTGAAGGCGTGTAAAAAGAGGCCAAATCGCTATAATCGCTAACCACCCCATAAAGACATAATAAACGGTAGAAAACCATTCCGGAAATTTGAATTGAAATAATTTCCAAAAGATTCCAAATGTGGCTAATCCCCAAATAATACCAAACAAACTCCATCCCCAAGGTCCTCGTAAGGGAATAAGACAAATGGGTGTGTAAGTGGCAGCGATTAAAACATAAATCATCATGTGATCCAATCGCTTTAGGATGGATTCAGCCCGTCCGGATACGGGAATCCAATGATATAGGGTACTTGCCGTGTAGACTAAAAATAATCCGGCACCAAACACTGAAAAAGAAACTAATTTCCATGGATCTATCGGATTAACAGCTTTTAAAATCAACAATATCAAAGCGACAACCGACAGGATTGCACCAATGAAATGAGTTAACCCGCTCATAGGATCTTTTAAATATTTGATCATGCTTTTATTATCGTTTAATGATTGTTGCAATACCTTGGCCACTGCCGATGCACATAGTCGCAAGACCGACATGAGTATCATTTTGTTCCATGACATTGATTAGTGTAGTAATTATGCGAGCACCTGAACAACCCAAAGGATGTCCCAAAGCAATGGCTCCTCCATTAAGGTTAATTTTATTAATGTCCCATCCGCCTTCACGGATCACATAAAGAGATTGGGCTGCAAATGCTTCATTTAATTCGATGGTTTCAATATCGTCCATAGTCATACCGACATTGCTCAAAACCTTTTCTGTAGCCGGAAGGGGACCGGCGCCCATGCGCGTCCAATCTACTCCTGCAATGGCTCTAGCTACAATTTCCGCCCTAGGAGTAAGCCCTGCTTTTTCCGCAAAGGATTCACTTGTGATGAGCACTGCCGATGCGCCAATAGAAATAGGACTGCTTGTAGCAGCGGTGACGGTTCCATTTTCCATAAATGCCGGGTTTAAGCTTTTAATTTTTTCTACATCCGGTTCGCGCGGACCCTCGTCTTTTTCAACTGTGGTTTCTCCGTAAACGTCAATCGGAATTAATTCATTATCAAAATTTCCTTCAGCATAAGCCTTTAACGTCTTATCGTGTGAAGCGATGGCAAAAGCATCCTGATCCTCACGGGAAATATTTCCATCTTTTGCAAGATTTTCTGCAGTTTCTCCCATTCCAATGTAAAATTCTTGTTCTGCGAGTTCAGGATGGAAATCTGGGGCAAAACCGCCCATAGGGACCGAAAACATATCTTCTACACCAGCGGCCATTCCGACATCAATATCACCGCATTCAATAGCTGTACTAAGTTGGTGAATTGCATCCATGGCTGAACCGCAAAATCGGTTTACCACCTTTCCTCCGGCTTCTTTTGGGATTCCAGCCAATATGGCTACTGACCTTCCGATAATCATTCCTTGTGGTCCTTCAGGGAAGGCACAACCTACCACAACATCTTCAACATCTTCCGGATTCACTTTTTTATTTCGCGCCATTAAGCCTTTGATGACTTGTGCGGTTAGGTCATCGGGGCGTATGCCAACTAATTGACCATTTTTGATTCCAATAGGCGATCTTACTGCGTCGATAATGACTGACTTTTTCATGATTTACTCCTAAAATGGGTATTGATTAGATTGATAAATTCGTTTTGCTACTTCACGTTTCAAGTTGATAATATCTGTTGGCAATAACATCCGCCCTTGGAAATGACGTAATCGATCAATGACTTCAGGAGTTGTATGTCCTCCGTAGATTCCATTTAATGCTGTAAGCGACATATTCAACAAGCGTAATACCATTTCTGCGGTAAAAATTTTTGCAATACTACATACGGTTCTATCATGATTTTCATTTTCCATAATTTTTTGCGCTCTTACAACAGTAGCCTCGGCCGTATATAAATCCATAAAAATATCTGCAAAAATTTCTGTTATTTGCTGCTCATGTTTCAGATCTTGACCAAACTTGTTCAAAGCTTCGTTGAAAATATAGAGTGCAAGGCGTTTTCCGGTTTCAATCGTATCGCACTCCGGCGAAAGAGGCCCGCTATTCATTTCGAGTTTCTCGTTTGTCAAAAAGCTATCGATTGAGGTGATTGCTTCTCGGATGGGCAATTCTTCCATTAGTGCTTTTTTCATCATAAACCCGGTGATTATCTGACGATTAATTTCATTGGTCCCTTCCCATATTTGATTAATACGATCATCTCGATATGCAGATGCCATTGGATATTCTTCTAAAAATCCATATCCTCCAAATACCTGTAATCCTTCATTCACAGCAAAGTGGCTGGTTTCGCTACCATACACTTTAGCCATAGATGTTTCAATGGCATATTGTTCCATAGCTTCTCCAAAATGGATATAATAATCCGGGTCTGATTTATCCAAAGAATCAATTTCATTTTGAAGGAGTCCAATGGTGCGGTATAGCATACTATCAGCGGCGAAAGTTCGCACCGTCATATCGGCGATCTTTTTAATAATTGCATCAAATTGGGAAATAGGTTTCCCAAAAGCGCGTCGGTCTCGGGCATACTGAGCGGTAACCTCAATTGCCATTTTGGCACCTCCAACTCCTGCGGATCCCAGCTTAAACCTGCCTATATTTAGCACATTAAAAGCAATTGTTGCACCTTTTCCAACTTTATATAACAGATTATTTACCGGGATTTTTGCGTTTTGAAAAATGAGAGATGTTGTTGAAGAACCTTTCATTCCCATTTTTTTCTCTTCTGCGCCTATGGTGAATCCTTCGGTTTCTCGTTCAACAATAAACGCCGTGAATTTGTCTCCATCAACTTGGGCGAATACAATAAATAAGTCTGCCCACCCACCGTTAGAAATGAATATCTTTTCACCGTTTAGTACATAATATTCTCCATCATCGGTAAGGACGGCAGATGTTTTTCCGGCCAATGCATCCGAACCTGCCGACGACTCCGTTAAACCATAAGCACAAATAATTTCTCCAGATCCAACTTTGGGTAGGAACTTTGCTTTTTGTTCCGGCGTGCCGAACCAGACGATTGGCAATGAACCTATTCCTGTTTGAACAGCCCAAGTAGTGGCGAAAGATGGACTGGAAACTAATGCTTCGGCAACAATCGCTGTTGTGACCTTATCAAGTTCTATACCACCGTATTTCTCCGGTATATCAATCCCAAGTAGTCCAAGTTCACCCATTTCCTTTATCAATGAGAGGGATAAATTTTTATCGAATTTTTCAATTTCTTCTTTTTGGACTCGGATGCGATCTCTATCAAATTCTTTAACCATTTCATAAATTTCACGATGTTCATCGCTAAAATTTTCTCTGGAAAAAACCGTTGCATTGGTAATGGGCTCAACTAGGAAAGTGCCGCCCGTTTTGTATGATGTTTTTGAATTTTCCATGTGAGTATCTCCTAATGTTTTTTCAGAATCCCGGAAAGAATAAAATCTGTGATTGTGTGTATGTATTCTTTTGCACTAACACCATGAACTTCAAACAGGGTGAACCAGTTGATGGATTCAATATTTACCATGATTGACAGGGCGGTCATGCGCACATCTAGGTTTTTGAATTCCCCAGATTGGACTCCGCGATTGATAGTATCTTCGATTAATTCCAAAAAATTGGTATAGACTTTTTGCAATTTTTCCCGGAAATCATTTTCCTTCTGCGCCATGGACCAAAATTCTGTTAGCGCTTTAAAGGGTTGTGGATCTGATTCATATTGATCAATAAAATATTGAAACAGGTCTTTAAGCTGTTGAGAGGGGGGAGCGTCTTCTTCGACGATATAGTTTAGAGTAACGCTATATCTGTGAACCCAGAAATCAACCAAATCCAAGTACATTTCCTTTTTGGATTTATAATACCAGTAGAGTGTACCTTTACTCAATTTAGATAATTTGACCACGTCATCCATTCGGGATTTTTCATAGCCATTGGATACAAGCACAGTCAATGCTGCGCCTAAAATTTGTTCCTTGCGTTGAGTTTGTAATGAAATATTCATATACTAAACCGACCGGTCAGTCAATATTAAGAACTGATAGCGTATTATCCTAAGCAAAATGTAAAAAGTGTTTGCAACTTGTAAAATTAATTCATAATATTCTATTGCGAATGAATCTCAATTGCATTATTAATGATTGATTAATATTAAACTTATCAGAAATAAGGAATATGAAGCAAAAAGACATAAATACATGGGTACATTTATTATCAAAAGCAAAAACGGATCAGTTGTCAAATGCAGTAAATGCTCTCGGATACATATAGAGTTCGGGAATACAATCATTGAATTGGAAACTTGTCAGTTTTGGAAATTTATAAAATATATCGAACGATTGAGACCAAAAAAGATATTTCATGAGTATATTATTATTCCACTGATCGGTAAAAGTGTTTATACAAAAATATCACATAATGAATTTATTGAACTTAAAAATTTGCTTATTAAAGCAAAAAGTATGGTGCAGAAGGAATATCTATTAAGCCAGGGAGAGATAACAAAATGTTCTACAGGAATGCCCTACAATTTGAATTCAATAATTGATAGAACATTGCCAAATTAATAAATAAACAATGACTTACTCAAAACAAGTACAATATGCCTTACAAATGTTGATCCATTTGGATCAATCGGAAGAGGATTATTTAACTGTAAATGATATAGCACTAAAAAGCGGAATGCCGAGTAGCTTTTTAGCAACAATAGCGAATGAATTGGCAAAAAGAAGGCTATTGCTTACACAAAGGGGCCGGAATGGTGGAATAAAACTTGCTAGACCGGCAAATCAAATTACAGTGAAAGATGTTGTAACCAGCGTGGGCAGTTATAGTGAAAAATATCACGAATGTTTGATTGGGAAAAAAAATTGTACTGATATAATACCTTGCTCTGTTTGTAGAGGTTTCCGAACTAGTTTTGCAAATGAGTTTTATAAAAGAAGTATAAGACAACTATTAAATGAGGAAATACTCAATCATGATAAATCGTAAGCCTTTCGTAGGAATTTCGGCATTCTTAATTGTATTTCTTACCATGCCCATTGGTCATGCAGTTATGATTTTAATGGAAAATATTTTTGGAGAAAATCATCAATATAATGCTGCTATATTACTTGGATTGTTAGGATCCGTTATCTTATTTATTGGCGCGAAAAATGAGAAGGAAAATACAGGAACCTGGCTTGGGCTTTTTGCCGGTCTTTTTATTTGGACCGGCTGGGTGGAGTTTTCGTTTGTATTTTATGCTAATCACCTTGGAGTGC
This region of Candidatus Neomarinimicrobiota bacterium genomic DNA includes:
- a CDS encoding outer membrane lipoprotein-sorting protein; protein product: MKRIIIFAFASILFGQTGIDIAKMLEDKPTPKDMSNRTKMVLTNSKGKSHTNEMISKSMDGNKKQIIWFVEPKDDRGVAFLKIEHEEKDDEMRMWLPAFNKIRRIASSKKGDSFMGSDMSFEDLTSRDIHENSYRRLPDEIVNDVDCFVLEIIPKKEAKSSYTKHISWIAKEGIFGVKEESFDKRGELVKEKEFTFQKLKDYYIIDRVFVKNVQKNHSTEVTFLDIKVDSEIQDKLFQEKNLKRLPRD
- a CDS encoding Na/Pi symporter; translated protein: MDKIRELKTTSRWIDWAKTLTIFAILYCFLVSIGMIGSAFKGLGGGFAKELIQSEAGPLIGLFIGILVTSLVQSSSTTTSLVVGMVAAGTFGQDPKIAVAAAIPYIMGANIGTSITNTIVALGHIVNKNEFRRAFAASIIHDFFNVIAVIILFPLQLKFGFISKSANWLAEMVVGSGTLTFKSPVKMVTKPTVSAIEDFFKLQNIMDYNWLLLIVAFGILFFSLKYLTKLIRSLIMERLEAFFDTHIFKTAARAMFFGVFITIMVQSSSITTSLIIPLAGAGVLHLRQIFPYTLGANIGTTVTALLASLVSGTLAPLAVAFGHLVFNIYGILIIWPVKKIRDIPLRLSQWFAELAIQNRIIPIIYILVVFFIIPLGLIFLVR
- a CDS encoding 3-hydroxyacyl-CoA dehydrogenase/enoyl-CoA hydratase family protein, translated to MSHHIEKVAVLGAGVMGSQIAGHLANAGIPSFLFDINQNLSEKGIETLTKLKPAPLFKPKNVELITPCNYDNHIEKINEVDWVLEAVSERLDIKHSVYKNITPQLKSTAIVTSNTSGIPLLELITVFPNDVKSRFMITHFFNPPRYMHLLELVRSEFTSENVYNSMAEFGEDVMGKGIVHAKDTPNFIGNRIGVFNMGVTIHTALQQGLTVEEVDKLTGTIVGRPKSATFRTADVVGLDTMAHVTNTTYEKVVDDNEREIFKIPEILQTLVDDGRLGQKTKAGFYKKTDEGILSIDLKTGEYSPQKRVRFDGFRLAKDHTVTGGKIKALAFSEDKAGKFFWETLARGLIYSANRIPEISDDIVNIDNAIKWGFGWELGPFEGWDAIGVQDSVDKMQAEKRDVPKWILDMLASGRTCFYETKDGVKTYWDVLSGKAIPIPTAEKEINLNLRKSGGNLIKQNWSASLIDLGEGVLNVEFHSILQPTLNPIDGSLAMTINEGMDLLEAGKFKAMVIGHTNQNFCAGANLASILEVCEAKEWDTLEGVVKDLQDLTQRIRFSKAPVVAAPFNLALGGGFELIGPAAHRVAAAELYVGLVEVGVGLIPGAGGNLRLLLNMMENGGKSRINTFQIAQKAFETIGFAKVATSADEAKYIGYLLKTDTIVLNNDHRIWKAKQKALELAKGYEPPQYRDDLKLPGTGGRTAMAIALKGFKAQGKISDHDEFIAKKLAYVLTGGDKGGLTKAVDEQYLLDIEREAFVSLAGEKLTQNRIRFMLKKGKPLRN
- a CDS encoding hemolysin III family protein, whose amino-acid sequence is MIKYLKDPMSGLTHFIGAILSVVALILLILKAVNPIDPWKLVSFSVFGAGLFLVYTASTLYHWIPVSGRAESILKRLDHMMIYVLIAATYTPICLIPLRGPWGWSLFGIIWGLATFGIFWKLFQFKFPEWFSTVYYVFMGWLAIIAIWPLFTRLQVGALIWLFLGGIFYSVGVLFYTFDRHQSPRKGFGYHEIWHVMVLAGSFSHFWVMYHYVTQFV
- a CDS encoding thiolase family protein, producing MKKSVIIDAVRSPIGIKNGQLVGIRPDDLTAQVIKGLMARNKKVNPEDVEDVVVGCAFPEGPQGMIIGRSVAILAGIPKEAGGKVVNRFCGSAMDAIHQLSTAIECGDIDVGMAAGVEDMFSVPMGGFAPDFHPELAEQEFYIGMGETAENLAKDGNISREDQDAFAIASHDKTLKAYAEGNFDNELIPIDVYGETTVEKDEGPREPDVEKIKSLNPAFMENGTVTAATSSPISIGASAVLITSESFAEKAGLTPRAEIVARAIAGVDWTRMGAGPLPATEKVLSNVGMTMDDIETIELNEAFAAQSLYVIREGGWDINKINLNGGAIALGHPLGCSGARIITTLINVMEQNDTHVGLATMCIGSGQGIATIIKR
- a CDS encoding acyl-CoA dehydrogenase, giving the protein MENSKTSYKTGGTFLVEPITNATVFSRENFSDEHREIYEMVKEFDRDRIRVQKEEIEKFDKNLSLSLIKEMGELGLLGIDIPEKYGGIELDKVTTAIVAEALVSSPSFATTWAVQTGIGSLPIVWFGTPEQKAKFLPKVGSGEIICAYGLTESSAGSDALAGKTSAVLTDDGEYYVLNGEKIFISNGGWADLFIVFAQVDGDKFTAFIVERETEGFTIGAEEKKMGMKGSSTTSLIFQNAKIPVNNLLYKVGKGATIAFNVLNIGRFKLGSAGVGGAKMAIEVTAQYARDRRAFGKPISQFDAIIKKIADMTVRTFAADSMLYRTIGLLQNEIDSLDKSDPDYYIHFGEAMEQYAIETSMAKVYGSETSHFAVNEGLQVFGGYGFLEEYPMASAYRDDRINQIWEGTNEINRQIITGFMMKKALMEELPIREAITSIDSFLTNEKLEMNSGPLSPECDTIETGKRLALYIFNEALNKFGQDLKHEQQITEIFADIFMDLYTAEATVVRAQKIMENENHDRTVCSIAKIFTAEMVLRLLNMSLTALNGIYGGHTTPEVIDRLRHFQGRMLLPTDIINLKREVAKRIYQSNQYPF
- a CDS encoding TetR/AcrR family transcriptional regulator, giving the protein MNISLQTQRKEQILGAALTVLVSNGYEKSRMDDVVKLSKLSKGTLYWYYKSKKEMYLDLVDFWVHRYSVTLNYIVEEDAPPSQQLKDLFQYFIDQYESDPQPFKALTEFWSMAQKENDFREKLQKVYTNFLELIEDTINRGVQSGEFKNLDVRMTALSIMVNIESINWFTLFEVHGVSAKEYIHTITDFILSGILKKH
- a CDS encoding Rrf2 family transcriptional regulator, with amino-acid sequence MTYSKQVQYALQMLIHLDQSEEDYLTVNDIALKSGMPSSFLATIANELAKRRLLLTQRGRNGGIKLARPANQITVKDVVTSVGSYSEKYHECLIGKKNCTDIIPCSVCRGFRTSFANEFYKRSIRQLLNEEILNHDKS